In Candidatus Poribacteria bacterium, one DNA window encodes the following:
- a CDS encoding creatininase family protein, producing the protein MRHEVRWERMFPDELEAALEACPMVYLPYGLCEPHGWHNGVGMDAIRAHECSCQAAQAHGGIVAPPFYWHCHEIGGYGAWGHKQVNQERPWLTAIPPWMFLKNICYHIRAVDALGFHGAILFSGHSGPHRLDVPVVIEIMQAHVGVRMYSTMSIGADIERFEDGKGLGGHAGRGETSVLWAVAPDCVDMSRMPTDDARAPHFAMGDFNESSSRLVGEQMVTDIVAHFGEKTRELLSAYKAEVSNHTPLTFDDVEGIWEDEIRPKLAEFASMQPPEPPPPSDSRWHPNSQIPKGRIL; encoded by the coding sequence ATGTTCCCAGATGAGTTAGAGGCAGCACTCGAGGCGTGTCCAATGGTGTATCTCCCGTACGGGCTGTGCGAACCGCACGGTTGGCACAATGGGGTTGGGATGGATGCGATTCGAGCGCACGAATGCTCGTGTCAGGCGGCACAAGCACACGGTGGGATTGTCGCACCGCCGTTTTATTGGCACTGCCATGAGATCGGCGGCTACGGCGCATGGGGACACAAGCAAGTGAATCAAGAACGACCGTGGCTGACAGCAATACCCCCTTGGATGTTTTTGAAGAATATCTGTTATCACATCCGAGCGGTGGATGCGTTGGGTTTTCACGGTGCGATTCTGTTTTCGGGGCATTCGGGTCCGCATCGGTTGGACGTGCCTGTGGTGATTGAGATTATGCAAGCCCATGTCGGCGTTCGGATGTATTCGACGATGAGCATCGGTGCGGATATCGAGCGTTTCGAGGATGGTAAAGGATTGGGCGGACACGCTGGACGTGGTGAAACGTCCGTGCTTTGGGCGGTGGCACCCGACTGTGTCGATATGTCGCGGATGCCGACAGATGATGCACGCGCACCCCATTTCGCAATGGGCGATTTCAACGAGTCCTCCAGCCGTCTCGTCGGGGAGCAGATGGTGACAGATATCGTGGCACATTTTGGTGAAAAGACACGGGAGTTGCTATCGGCATATAAGGCGGAAGTGTCGAATCACACGCCACTAACGTTTGATGATGTCGAAGGGATTTGGGAAGACGAGATCCGACCCAAGTTGGCTGAATTTGCTTCCATGCAGCCGCCTGAACCACCACCGCCTTCTGATTCTCGATGGCACCCCAACTCGCAGATACCCAAAGGACGAATACTATGA
- a CDS encoding Rieske 2Fe-2S domain-containing protein — protein MVKWINVAKTSAVEPGQNIVIKLDNEDIAIFNTGTEFYAINNTCPHQGGPLNEGTLAGEVITCPWHGWQYNLKNGCPITTPNLRTYPLRLDEDTLQIAIPPEAPANNQLEDTVFNRAVETDQVYGILEQIQLGKTLDEVFENIYAGLQNVVPHNRLGIALIDESSGDLVQCKTKSNRKILLDNGFSAKIKGSSLEPILNSGEARIIDNFKEILARRPTNWTRLMVQEGMRSNLTLPLKVQGKPIGVVFFTSEKPRAFSEVHIRRLKPIAGQLSILIEKGDWTDKLAESNKRYRTLFEMSNDAIFICPSLTEMFVTVNENFCAWLGYTHQELVNLSLRDLMPPDEFQNTRDTLKGLDQQNPITFQTELSCKNKNRLPLEIRAIRITHDEREFIQGFARDLSEIKALSAQLKEHHSFGNLIGKNRKMQEIFELIRLVAPMKTTVLIQGESGTGKEPIAHAIHDNSERAKKPFIRVNCAGLVDNLLESELFGHVKGAFTDAIATREGRFAAADGGTLFLDEIGELSLGTQAKLLRVLQEGEYEMVGSTETKKVDVRVIAATNRILKTEIDAGHFREDLYYRLNVVPITPPPLRERRDDIPRLIEHFIEKFSQQTQKPIHRTSPDALEILMDYAYPGNVRELENIIEHAFVKCQGGSIEKQHLPLDLISSRDDIVTQALRESNPLAALESELVQRVLEESDGKPQLAAQRLGISRTTLWRKLKAV, from the coding sequence ATGGTGAAGTGGATTAATGTAGCGAAAACATCTGCAGTTGAACCGGGACAGAATATCGTCATTAAATTGGACAATGAAGACATTGCAATCTTTAACACGGGTACAGAATTTTATGCGATCAATAACACCTGTCCGCATCAGGGAGGACCGCTCAACGAGGGAACACTGGCCGGTGAAGTCATTACTTGTCCGTGGCACGGTTGGCAATACAATCTGAAAAATGGATGTCCTATTACTACGCCGAATCTCCGAACCTATCCGCTCCGACTTGATGAAGATACCCTTCAGATCGCAATCCCCCCTGAAGCACCGGCAAACAACCAGCTCGAAGATACTGTTTTTAACCGAGCCGTTGAAACCGATCAGGTCTATGGAATCCTTGAGCAGATTCAGCTTGGAAAGACACTCGATGAAGTCTTTGAGAACATCTACGCTGGACTTCAGAATGTAGTGCCGCATAACCGATTAGGCATCGCACTCATTGACGAGTCATCCGGTGATTTAGTGCAGTGCAAAACGAAATCCAACAGGAAAATCTTGCTGGACAACGGGTTTTCAGCAAAGATCAAGGGGTCAAGCCTTGAACCTATCCTCAATTCAGGTGAAGCACGGATTATTGACAATTTTAAGGAAATTCTCGCAAGAAGACCGACGAACTGGACAAGACTGATGGTCCAAGAGGGGATGCGCTCAAATCTGACACTTCCACTCAAGGTACAGGGAAAACCCATTGGCGTCGTCTTTTTCACCAGTGAAAAACCCCGCGCATTCTCGGAGGTGCATATTAGGCGATTGAAACCCATTGCTGGACAACTCTCAATTCTGATTGAAAAAGGGGATTGGACAGACAAACTCGCCGAAAGTAACAAACGATACCGCACGCTTTTTGAGATGTCCAACGATGCAATCTTCATTTGTCCATCACTCACGGAAATGTTTGTTACCGTGAACGAAAATTTCTGTGCATGGCTCGGTTACACACATCAAGAGCTCGTCAATCTGTCACTGCGTGACCTAATGCCTCCCGATGAATTTCAAAACACCCGAGATACGCTCAAAGGACTCGACCAACAGAATCCTATTACTTTCCAAACGGAACTGTCCTGTAAAAACAAAAACCGTTTACCCTTGGAAATTCGTGCGATCCGAATTACGCATGACGAGCGGGAATTTATCCAGGGGTTTGCCCGTGATCTCTCGGAGATAAAAGCCCTCAGTGCCCAACTGAAAGAGCACCATTCGTTTGGGAACCTCATCGGAAAAAATCGGAAAATGCAGGAGATTTTCGAGTTAATTCGACTCGTCGCACCCATGAAAACGACCGTCCTGATTCAAGGTGAAAGCGGTACCGGCAAAGAACCGATTGCTCACGCAATCCATGACAATAGCGAAAGAGCGAAAAAACCCTTCATCCGCGTCAATTGCGCTGGCTTGGTTGACAATTTGTTGGAAAGTGAACTCTTTGGACATGTCAAGGGTGCGTTTACCGATGCTATCGCAACGCGCGAAGGGCGATTCGCAGCTGCGGACGGAGGCACCCTCTTCCTTGATGAAATAGGCGAACTAAGTCTCGGAACACAAGCAAAGTTGCTCCGCGTCTTGCAAGAAGGCGAGTATGAAATGGTCGGTTCGACCGAGACTAAGAAAGTGGATGTCCGCGTCATTGCTGCGACAAATCGAATCCTGAAAACAGAAATTGATGCTGGACACTTCCGCGAGGATTTATACTACAGGCTCAACGTCGTCCCGATCACCCCGCCGCCACTCCGTGAAAGACGAGATGACATTCCACGCCTCATTGAACACTTCATCGAAAAATTCAGTCAACAGACACAGAAACCGATTCATCGCACCTCACCCGATGCCCTTGAAATCTTAATGGATTATGCCTATCCCGGCAATGTGCGGGAGTTGGAAAATATCATAGAGCATGCCTTTGTCAAATGTCAGGGAGGAAGCATTGAAAAGCAGCATCTACCGCTCGATCTTATCTCCTCGAGAGACGATATTGTTACGCAGGCGCTCAGGGAAAGCAACCCGCTTGCTGCCTTGGAAAGTGAATTGGTTCAACGGGTTTTGGAGGAGTCTGATGGAAAGCCACAACTTGCTGCCCAACGTTTGGGGATTAGTCGGACAACCCTATGGCGAAAACTCAAGGCAGTATAG
- a CDS encoding glycoside hydrolase family 32 protein has translation MRTYDDFLMESYQVREKMVADKLRPKYHFLPPHGRWNDINGAVFFNGRYHLGYLQKIRNGPDERDFSSWQHISSRDLLHWQYHTAYLDEPLEGKKGDYFNSGDVMDGMETPTIITNMPRRGICIYQCHDADLSHWTPLAENPVIPIDTDEFPECIIFDPSGWREGATYYALIGNKNHRPGYEGDSTSLFKSKDLKQWTYIGPFYKSSRRWTAEVEDCACSDFFRFGEKHMLLMHTHHPFNKCQYYIGHYENETFYPEINGQLSHLGSMLSGPETLIDDKGRRLFWGWIGDARNADEYGWQSIMTLPWHLKPTSDNRLSIEPAPELQSLRYNPCHVEDLSLEAEQEITLDGLASDCMELKLTIEPHAAQRFGLKLFCSPDLEEETVIRYDTEQQAFVVDFENASTDKTLSYRCGREVLKSGGFKQTVPFALGDNQVFELDIFVDRSVIEIFVNSEACIVQRVYPTRPDSKEVRLFSEDGRIAVRNIVKWEMDATNPW, from the coding sequence ATGCGTACGTATGATGATTTTTTAATGGAGTCGTATCAAGTCAGGGAGAAAATGGTCGCCGATAAGCTTCGACCAAAATACCACTTTCTACCGCCGCACGGTCGTTGGAATGACATCAACGGTGCGGTCTTCTTCAATGGGAGGTACCATCTCGGCTATCTACAAAAGATAAGAAACGGTCCTGATGAGAGAGACTTTTCGAGTTGGCAGCACATTTCGAGTCGGGATCTGCTGCATTGGCAATATCACACGGCGTATCTCGACGAACCCCTCGAAGGGAAGAAGGGCGATTATTTCAATAGCGGCGATGTCATGGACGGGATGGAAACCCCGACGATTATCACCAATATGCCGAGAAGAGGGATCTGTATCTACCAATGTCACGATGCCGATCTCTCGCACTGGACACCGTTGGCGGAAAATCCAGTGATCCCAATCGATACGGACGAATTTCCCGAGTGCATAATCTTTGACCCAAGTGGTTGGAGAGAGGGTGCCACCTACTATGCCCTCATCGGCAATAAAAACCATCGTCCCGGCTACGAAGGCGATTCGACGAGTCTGTTTAAGTCGAAGGACCTCAAGCAGTGGACTTACATCGGTCCCTTCTATAAATCCTCGCGCAGATGGACAGCAGAGGTTGAAGATTGCGCCTGCTCCGACTTCTTCCGTTTTGGCGAGAAACACATGCTGCTGATGCACACCCATCATCCGTTCAACAAATGCCAGTATTATATCGGACACTACGAAAATGAGACCTTCTATCCCGAAATTAACGGACAACTCAGCCATCTCGGCAGTATGCTCTCCGGTCCCGAAACCCTCATTGACGATAAGGGGAGACGCCTCTTTTGGGGATGGATCGGCGATGCCCGCAACGCAGACGAATACGGTTGGCAGAGCATTATGACGCTGCCGTGGCACCTGAAACCGACATCGGATAACCGTCTCAGTATCGAACCGGCTCCAGAATTGCAATCCTTGAGATACAATCCATGTCACGTCGAAGATCTATCTTTAGAAGCGGAGCAAGAAATTACCCTTGACGGACTCGCCTCAGATTGTATGGAGTTGAAACTGACGATAGAGCCGCATGCCGCGCAGCGTTTTGGGTTGAAACTGTTCTGTTCACCGGATCTTGAGGAGGAGACGGTGATTCGTTACGATACGGAGCAGCAAGCCTTTGTTGTCGATTTTGAAAATGCGAGTACCGACAAAACACTTTCATATCGGTGCGGACGTGAGGTACTGAAATCTGGGGGGTTCAAACAGACGGTGCCTTTTGCGCTCGGAGATAACCAAGTGTTTGAACTTGACATTTTTGTTGACAGATCGGTCATCGAAATATTTGTCAATTCAGAGGCGTGCATTGTCCAGCGGGTTTATCCGACGCGACCCGACAGCAAAGAGGTGCGGTTGTTTTCCGAAGATGGGCGGATTGCAGTCAGAAATATTGTCAAATGGGAGATGGACGCAACCAACCCTTGGTAA
- a CDS encoding VOC family protein codes for MSRYLEHANMSVNNLEKAIDFLTTAFPDFRVRGGGDNANGTKWCHLGTDDFYIALSDRKHPFTGDREGTYVNHLGFAVDDAEGIRERLLATGYKEGYKVEPHPYRKRIYFIDADGFEWEFVEYFTDDPAKRNDYSQ; via the coding sequence ATGAGCCGTTATCTTGAACACGCTAACATGAGCGTGAATAACCTTGAAAAAGCAATCGATTTCCTAACAACTGCCTTTCCAGATTTCCGAGTCAGGGGTGGCGGTGATAATGCTAATGGAACGAAATGGTGTCATCTTGGGACTGACGATTTTTACATTGCATTGTCAGACCGTAAGCATCCTTTCACAGGTGACCGTGAGGGGACCTATGTGAACCATCTCGGTTTTGCTGTTGATGACGCTGAAGGTATCCGGGAACGTCTGCTGGCTACCGGATATAAAGAAGGTTACAAAGTTGAACCGCATCCCTACCGAAAACGGATCTATTTCATTGATGCGGATGGTTTTGAATGGGAGTTCGTCGAGTACTTCACGGATGATCCAGCGAAACGGAACGATTATTCACAATGA
- the arsM gene encoding arsenite methyltransferase: protein MKSQNVEQIKESVRKHYADRIKTDESCCSSLTCCPDTDTDTPAEKNGYTEAQISSIPADAAEHSFGCGNPLEYADVQKGDVVVDLGSGAGIDVLLASQLVGESGSAIGIDMTSEMIEKAQQNAEAAEAKNVDFRLGEIESMPVEDESVDWIISNCVICLSPDKDKVFEEAYRVLKPGGKLVVSDMVANNMPGWVRTAVSTWVSCISGALPEDQYLGSIRQAGFENVRVLSKSAYAKMGQIEVASVKVAAVKSP, encoded by the coding sequence ATGAAGTCTCAAAATGTAGAACAGATTAAAGAATCTGTTCGTAAACATTATGCCGACAGAATAAAAACGGATGAATCCTGCTGCTCGTCGCTTACCTGCTGTCCGGACACCGATACGGATACCCCTGCCGAAAAGAATGGCTACACCGAAGCACAGATTTCCAGCATCCCCGCCGATGCCGCTGAACACTCCTTTGGGTGCGGGAATCCCTTGGAATATGCGGACGTTCAAAAAGGCGACGTTGTGGTCGATCTCGGATCAGGTGCCGGGATTGATGTGTTACTCGCATCGCAACTTGTCGGTGAAAGCGGCAGCGCGATCGGTATTGATATGACATCTGAGATGATTGAGAAAGCACAACAGAATGCCGAGGCAGCTGAAGCGAAAAATGTCGATTTCCGGTTGGGTGAGATTGAATCCATGCCGGTTGAGGATGAAAGTGTGGATTGGATCATTTCCAATTGCGTGATCTGCCTGTCGCCGGATAAGGACAAAGTTTTTGAAGAGGCGTACCGCGTCCTCAAGCCGGGCGGTAAGTTGGTGGTGTCCGACATGGTCGCCAATAATATGCCGGGGTGGGTGAGGACAGCGGTAAGTACGTGGGTGAGTTGTATCTCAGGTGCATTGCCTGAAGACCAGTATTTAGGTTCGATTCGCCAGGCTGGATTTGAAAATGTTCGGGTTCTCAGCAAGTCAGCCTATGCGAAAATGGGTCAGATAGAGGTTGCGAGCGTTAAGGTAGCGGCAGTTAAATCCCCATGA